From one Tetragenococcus osmophilus genomic stretch:
- a CDS encoding IS1380 family transposase, with the protein MSFTLQQKPLIFNSQKKISITNDGGALTNDAGMVLVAEFLKKIHFDQLLNERIHINDHRKFSHHSWLEILKQWLYQLIAGYSRDRDANKVQYDRLFQEALQQENLSSQSMLSTFLHTLTTENVSQLAQVAKDLADLWLDHDNTQHLVLDFDSTSCPTYGKQEKAEFIYHYGINGYHPFVAFEGLTGLALDVRHRHGKSYTSTHAEDYLEEMLDRYQQRSSDPLIMVRGDSGFAKPEIFAHCEDRQVRYVIKLKSNARLLDHIQHQVLYQDDTDYTKTEQQYFLMDYRANKWRQSRRVAMKATRPAGSLLFTDFQFIVTNFENLDPKTIFQLYQKRGNMENFIKEMKGGFFAEKTDSTSFTANQARLALSFMAYNIIHLMKHLTFPSTEKATVIDTIRFKLFHLAGRMTEHARQIQIHLSNTNVYDTLFWDVLARIQRLNL; encoded by the coding sequence ATGTCTTTCACTTTACAACAAAAACCATTAATATTCAATTCTCAAAAGAAAATTTCTATCACCAATGATGGGGGCGCCTTAACCAATGATGCCGGAATGGTACTGGTTGCCGAATTTTTAAAGAAGATTCATTTTGATCAGTTATTAAATGAACGGATTCATATCAACGATCACCGCAAATTTTCGCACCATTCCTGGCTAGAAATCTTGAAACAATGGCTTTATCAATTGATTGCGGGATATTCACGCGATCGAGATGCCAATAAAGTGCAATACGATCGCCTCTTTCAAGAAGCACTTCAACAAGAAAACCTTAGTTCGCAATCCATGCTTTCGACCTTTCTGCATACATTAACGACAGAAAATGTGTCGCAACTTGCGCAAGTAGCCAAAGACTTAGCGGATCTATGGTTGGACCATGACAATACACAACACTTGGTGCTCGATTTTGATTCCACATCTTGTCCCACCTACGGTAAACAAGAAAAAGCCGAGTTTATCTATCACTATGGTATCAATGGCTATCATCCGTTTGTCGCTTTTGAAGGATTAACCGGGCTTGCTTTAGATGTTCGCCATCGTCACGGAAAATCCTATACGTCTACCCATGCCGAAGATTATCTCGAGGAGATGTTAGATCGTTATCAACAGCGATCCAGTGATCCTCTGATCATGGTTCGTGGAGATAGCGGATTTGCCAAGCCCGAAATTTTTGCCCATTGCGAAGACCGTCAAGTCCGTTATGTGATCAAACTCAAAAGCAACGCCCGTTTGCTCGACCACATTCAACATCAAGTCCTTTATCAAGACGACACCGATTATACGAAAACCGAACAACAATATTTTCTAATGGACTATCGGGCGAATAAATGGCGACAATCACGTCGAGTCGCCATGAAAGCCACTCGTCCTGCCGGATCCTTACTCTTTACCGATTTTCAGTTTATCGTTACAAACTTTGAGAATCTCGATCCCAAGACGATTTTTCAACTCTATCAAAAACGAGGGAACATGGAAAACTTCATTAAAGAAATGAAAGGCGGCTTCTTTGCCGAAAAAACAGATAGCACTTCGTTTACAGCCAATCAAGCGCGTTTAGCCTTAAGCTTTATGGCTTACAACATCATTCATTTGATGAAGCATCTAACCTTTCCTTCGACAGAAAAAGCGACAGTGATCGATACCATCCGTTTTAAACTGTTTCATCTAGCAGGCAGAATGACGGAACATGCACGACAAATCCAGATCCATCTTTCGAATACGAATGTTTATGACACTTTATTCTGGGACGTTTTGGCCAGAATCCAGCGGCTGAATCTATAA